One window from the genome of Variovorax sp. PAMC26660 encodes:
- a CDS encoding amino acid ABC transporter permease has translation MSLGHFTFTHLIYLVQAIGWTLVLSAIAFALGAVGGFGLMLARISPRGWLRWFAVVYIECIQGIPLLILLFIVYFGLSVYGLSLPSLVAAGLAMMIYVSAYLGDIWRGCIEAMPKPQWEASECLALSRWQTLRLVIIPQAVRLSLPPTVGFLVQIIKMTSLASVIGFVELTRAGQIINNTIFQPFLVFFLVGAFYFALCYPLSRWSEAMEKKLNVANR, from the coding sequence ATGAGCCTCGGCCATTTCACCTTCACGCACCTGATTTACCTGGTGCAGGCTATCGGCTGGACGCTGGTGCTCTCGGCCATCGCCTTCGCGCTCGGTGCTGTCGGCGGCTTCGGCCTGATGCTCGCGCGCATCTCGCCGCGCGGCTGGCTGCGCTGGTTCGCGGTGGTCTACATCGAATGCATCCAGGGCATTCCGCTGCTGATCCTGCTGTTCATCGTGTACTTCGGCCTGTCGGTGTACGGGCTCTCGCTGCCCTCGCTGGTGGCGGCCGGCCTGGCGATGATGATTTACGTGAGCGCCTACCTCGGCGACATCTGGCGCGGCTGCATCGAAGCCATGCCCAAGCCGCAGTGGGAAGCCTCCGAATGCCTGGCCCTCTCGCGCTGGCAGACGCTGCGCCTCGTGATCATTCCGCAGGCGGTGCGCCTGTCGCTGCCGCCCACGGTCGGCTTCCTGGTGCAGATCATCAAGATGACTTCGCTGGCCTCGGTGATCGGCTTCGTCGAGCTCACGCGCGCCGGCCAGATCATCAACAACACCATCTTCCAGCCCTTCCTGGTTTTCTTCCTGGTCGGCGCTTTCTATTTCGCCCTGTGCTATCCGCTGTCGCGCTGGAGCGAAGCGATGGAGAAGAAACTCAATGTCGCCAATCGTTAA
- a CDS encoding Bug family tripartite tricarboxylate transporter substrate binding protein, with protein sequence MTINRRGALGAALATTLAATLPVRAFAQGSGGTWPFKPLRLIVPYPPGGSSDIIARSISQPLSEALGQSVIIDNRAGANGNLGADLLAKAPADGYTVMLCDLGALAISPSLYPKLPFDPSKDLRSVAMLAYSPHLLVVHPSVQASTLKELVDLSKKSDLNFAVTASGSTAHLAGIELQRKVGAKWEYVPYKGGVQAVLDTVSGQTQVLMNGMLATYPQVQAGKLKLIAVSKATRMPLIGNVPTIAEQGVPGYESGTWQGVVAARGTPDAVIARLNRELTRIIRTPDIRARLAGQGAEVVTMTAPEQDQFFAKERARWAQVIKEANVRLD encoded by the coding sequence ATGACCATCAACCGACGCGGCGCACTCGGCGCCGCACTGGCCACGACGCTGGCCGCAACCTTGCCCGTGCGTGCATTCGCGCAGGGCAGCGGCGGCACTTGGCCGTTCAAGCCGCTCAGGCTCATCGTTCCGTACCCGCCGGGCGGATCGTCCGACATCATTGCGCGCTCCATCAGCCAGCCCTTGTCGGAGGCGCTGGGCCAGTCGGTGATCATCGACAACCGCGCCGGCGCCAACGGCAACCTCGGCGCCGACCTGCTGGCCAAGGCGCCGGCCGACGGCTACACCGTCATGCTGTGCGACCTCGGCGCGCTGGCCATCAGCCCGTCGCTGTACCCGAAGCTGCCTTTCGATCCGTCGAAGGACCTGCGCAGCGTGGCCATGCTGGCCTACTCGCCGCACCTGCTGGTGGTGCACCCCTCGGTGCAGGCGAGCACGCTCAAGGAACTCGTCGACCTGTCGAAGAAGAGCGATCTGAACTTTGCCGTCACGGCCAGCGGCAGCACCGCGCACCTCGCCGGCATCGAGCTGCAGCGCAAGGTCGGCGCCAAGTGGGAATACGTGCCCTACAAGGGCGGCGTGCAGGCCGTGCTCGACACCGTCTCGGGCCAGACGCAGGTGCTCATGAACGGCATGCTCGCGACCTACCCGCAGGTGCAGGCCGGCAAGCTCAAGCTGATCGCCGTGTCCAAGGCCACGCGCATGCCGCTGATCGGCAACGTGCCGACCATCGCAGAGCAAGGCGTGCCCGGCTACGAGTCGGGCACCTGGCAGGGCGTGGTCGCGGCGCGCGGCACACCCGACGCGGTGATTGCGCGGCTCAACCGCGAGCTGACCCGCATCATCCGCACGCCCGACATCCGGGCCCGCCTCGCGGGGCAGGGCGCCGAAGTCGTGACCATGACCGCGCCCGAGCAGGACCAGTTCTTCGCCAAGGAGCGCGCGCGCTGGGCGCAAGTCATCAAAGAGGCCAACGTCAGGCTCGACTGA
- a CDS encoding amino acid ABC transporter permease — MKYSLDFAPLASYWPVFINGAWLTLKMTALAVVVGVCIGTLVAFAKRSKIKPLSRACTIYIEIVRNTPFLVQIFLLYFGLASFGVRMPTFATAVLAMVINIAAYAAEIIRAGLEAVPRGQIEAAECLGLSKWRIGWHVMLQPSIEKVYPALTSQFLLMMQASAMASQISAEELTAIANTVQSDTFRSLETYIVVAALYLVLSLFIKLVTWALGEYLFRRRRVVRRAAAQAGKAQPAAPAAAVAIHGGAA; from the coding sequence ATGAAGTATTCGCTCGACTTCGCTCCGCTGGCATCGTACTGGCCCGTTTTCATCAACGGCGCCTGGCTGACGCTCAAGATGACCGCGCTTGCGGTTGTGGTTGGCGTTTGCATCGGCACGCTGGTCGCCTTTGCCAAGCGCAGCAAGATCAAGCCGCTCTCGCGTGCCTGCACCATCTACATCGAGATCGTGCGCAACACGCCTTTCCTGGTGCAGATCTTCCTCCTGTACTTCGGCTTGGCCAGTTTCGGCGTGCGCATGCCGACCTTCGCGACCGCCGTGCTGGCGATGGTGATCAACATCGCGGCCTATGCCGCGGAGATCATCCGCGCCGGACTTGAGGCGGTGCCGCGCGGGCAGATCGAGGCGGCCGAATGCCTGGGTCTTTCGAAGTGGCGCATCGGCTGGCACGTGATGCTGCAGCCGTCGATCGAGAAGGTGTACCCCGCCCTCACGAGCCAGTTCCTGCTGATGATGCAAGCCTCGGCCATGGCTTCGCAGATCTCGGCCGAAGAACTCACGGCCATTGCGAACACCGTGCAGTCGGACACCTTCCGCTCGCTGGAGACCTACATCGTGGTCGCGGCGCTGTACCTCGTGCTGTCGCTCTTCATCAAGCTCGTGACCTGGGCGCTGGGCGAGTACCTGTTCCGCCGCCGCCGCGTGGTGCGCCGCGCCGCCGCGCAGGCCGGCAAGGCACAGCCGGCAGCGCCAGCAGCAGCCGTCGCCATCCACGGAGGCGCTGCATGA
- the kdgD gene encoding 5-dehydro-4-deoxyglucarate dehydratase translates to MNPQELKTIMGSGLLSFPLTDFDSNGDFNKKGYQQRLEWLAPYGASALFAAGGTGEFFSLTGEEYPGIIQTAVDTCRGVVPIIAGAGGPTRFAIQCAQAAEKAGAHGILLLPHYLTEAGQEGLAAHVEAVCKSVKFGVIVYNRASSRLKPDTLAGLAERNPNLVGFKDGVGDIEAMVAIYQRMGERFAYLGGLPTAEVYAAAYKAMGTPVYSSAVFNFIPKTAMDFYHAVANDDLPTQHRLLKNFFMPYLELRNRVPGYAVSIVKAGAKIVGHDAGPVRAPLTDLKPAEMEQLKALIDALGPQ, encoded by the coding sequence ATGAACCCGCAAGAACTCAAGACCATCATGGGCTCCGGCCTGCTCTCGTTTCCGCTGACCGACTTCGACAGCAACGGCGACTTCAACAAGAAGGGCTACCAGCAGCGGCTCGAATGGCTCGCTCCCTATGGTGCAAGTGCGCTGTTCGCGGCTGGCGGCACGGGCGAGTTCTTCTCGCTGACCGGCGAGGAGTACCCCGGCATCATCCAGACGGCGGTCGACACCTGCCGGGGCGTGGTGCCGATCATTGCCGGCGCCGGTGGCCCGACGCGCTTTGCCATCCAGTGCGCGCAAGCGGCGGAAAAGGCCGGCGCGCACGGCATCCTGCTGCTGCCGCACTACCTCACCGAAGCCGGCCAGGAAGGCCTTGCTGCGCATGTCGAGGCTGTGTGCAAGAGCGTGAAGTTCGGCGTGATCGTCTACAACCGCGCATCGAGTCGCCTCAAGCCCGACACGCTCGCCGGCCTGGCCGAGCGCAACCCGAACCTCGTCGGCTTCAAGGACGGCGTGGGCGACATCGAAGCCATGGTCGCGATCTACCAGCGCATGGGCGAGCGATTCGCCTACCTGGGCGGCCTGCCCACGGCCGAGGTCTATGCCGCGGCCTACAAGGCCATGGGCACGCCGGTGTATTCGTCGGCTGTCTTCAACTTCATCCCTAAGACGGCGATGGATTTCTATCACGCGGTCGCCAACGACGACCTGCCCACGCAGCACCGCCTGCTGAAGAACTTCTTCATGCCTTACCTCGAACTGCGCAACCGCGTGCCCGGCTATGCCGTGAGCATCGTCAAGGCGGGCGCGAAGATCGTCGGCCACGACGCCGGCCCGGTGCGCGCACCGCTGACCGACCTGAAGCCCGCCGAGATGGAACAGCTCAAGGCGCTGATCGACGCACTGGGCCCACAGTAA
- a CDS encoding FadR/GntR family transcriptional regulator — protein sequence MVQSTAGNPLMSDEAAETAASAAPAAAGAAFVGRPRPRARGLAHGLVDDLGEKIRSQSLRPGDKLPTESAIMQAYGVSRTVVREALSKLQAGGLVETLHGVGTFVLQPRPGGVFRLDPGEIAASVDVLAVLELRISLETESAGLAASRRTDEQLVAMRQALDDFEHNVTVAGDTVAPDFRFHLQIAQSTGNPYFADIMRHLGTTIIPRTRISAIRTHEGGGAPYLSRVNREHEEIYAAIARRDPESARAAMRIHLTNSRERLRMAQEAAQQKAKAEASVGMPAAAGTASSDNSPSR from the coding sequence ATGGTTCAGTCGACTGCGGGTAATCCCTTGATGTCAGATGAAGCGGCAGAAACGGCCGCTTCCGCCGCTCCGGCGGCGGCCGGCGCCGCCTTCGTGGGGCGCCCGCGCCCGCGTGCGCGCGGCCTGGCGCACGGGCTGGTGGACGACCTGGGCGAGAAGATCCGCAGCCAGTCGCTGCGCCCCGGCGACAAGCTGCCGACCGAGTCGGCCATCATGCAAGCCTATGGCGTGAGCCGCACCGTGGTGCGCGAGGCGCTGTCGAAGCTGCAGGCCGGCGGGCTGGTCGAGACGCTGCACGGCGTGGGCACCTTCGTGCTGCAGCCGCGGCCGGGCGGGGTGTTTCGCCTCGATCCGGGTGAAATCGCTGCTTCGGTCGATGTATTGGCGGTGCTGGAGCTGCGCATCAGCCTGGAGACCGAGTCGGCCGGGCTCGCCGCCAGCCGGCGCACCGACGAGCAGTTGGTGGCCATGCGCCAGGCGCTCGACGACTTCGAGCACAACGTGACGGTGGCCGGCGACACGGTGGCGCCCGACTTCCGCTTTCACCTGCAGATCGCCCAGTCGACCGGCAACCCGTACTTCGCGGACATCATGCGGCACCTGGGCACCACGATCATTCCGCGCACGCGCATCAGTGCCATTCGCACCCACGAGGGCGGTGGCGCGCCGTACCTGAGCCGCGTCAACCGCGAGCACGAAGAGATCTATGCGGCCATTGCGCGCCGCGACCCCGAGTCAGCCCGTGCCGCCATGCGCATCCACCTGACCAACAGCCGCGAACGGCTGCGCATGGCACAGGAGGCTGCGCAGCAAAAGGCGAAGGCCGAAGCTTCCGTGGGCATGCCTGCAGCAGCAGGCACTGCTTCGTCCGACAACTCCCCCTCCCGCTGA
- a CDS encoding transporter substrate-binding domain-containing protein: MKLGTTFTRTCIALALVAGVAQAAMADQLDDIKKAGKVRVAIAMGTPLFSFADANLQPTGSDVDTATQLAKDLGVKLEIVSITNAARVPTLQAQRADLVIADLSITPEREKVVDFSTPYAVISIIVGGPKSIKVTDYADLNGKRIGLTRATVNDTLTTQQAKGAEIVRYEDDATLITSMVTGQIDLFSSTPSNLSEMVKQAPTKNLELKFAQKDFDLGIALNKEQPKLKEWVNNWVVTNQKNGKLNAIYKKYHGRDLPERITKL; this comes from the coding sequence ATGAAACTCGGCACCACCTTCACCCGCACGTGCATTGCGCTGGCCCTCGTGGCCGGTGTCGCGCAGGCCGCCATGGCCGACCAGCTCGACGACATCAAGAAGGCCGGCAAGGTGCGCGTGGCCATCGCCATGGGCACGCCGCTGTTCAGCTTTGCCGATGCCAACCTGCAGCCCACCGGCTCCGACGTGGACACCGCCACGCAGCTCGCGAAAGACCTGGGCGTGAAGCTGGAGATCGTGTCGATCACCAACGCCGCGCGCGTGCCCACGCTGCAGGCCCAGCGCGCCGATCTCGTGATTGCCGACCTCTCGATCACGCCCGAGCGCGAGAAGGTGGTCGACTTCTCGACGCCCTACGCCGTCATCAGCATCATCGTGGGCGGCCCCAAGAGCATCAAGGTCACCGACTACGCCGACCTGAACGGCAAGCGCATCGGCCTGACGCGCGCCACGGTGAACGACACGCTCACCACGCAGCAGGCCAAGGGTGCCGAGATCGTGCGCTACGAAGACGACGCCACGCTCATCACCTCGATGGTCACCGGCCAGATCGACCTGTTCTCCAGCACGCCGTCGAACCTGAGCGAGATGGTCAAGCAGGCGCCCACCAAGAACCTGGAGCTGAAGTTCGCGCAGAAAGATTTCGACCTGGGCATCGCACTGAACAAGGAGCAGCCCAAGCTCAAGGAATGGGTCAACAACTGGGTCGTGACCAACCAGAAGAACGGCAAGCTCAACGCCATCTACAAGAAGTACCACGGCCGCGACCTGCCCGAGCGCATCACCAAGCTGTGA
- a CDS encoding nuclear transport factor 2 family protein translates to MSFKKFFLVAAAAAMFSGCAMMPAGSSASAQPEVAAAAERLRVAMIDPTAAALGALVADDLSYGHSGGKVDTKTSFISDLMDGKSDFVSIAITEQTIKVVDSRTAIVRHTLTADTNDSGKPGKVSLKILGVWQKQGGDWKLLARQAVRVAS, encoded by the coding sequence ATGTCCTTCAAGAAGTTCTTCCTGGTCGCCGCTGCGGCCGCCATGTTCTCGGGCTGCGCGATGATGCCTGCGGGCAGTTCCGCTTCGGCGCAACCCGAGGTGGCCGCGGCCGCCGAGCGCCTGCGCGTCGCAATGATCGACCCGACCGCCGCCGCGCTCGGCGCGCTGGTGGCCGACGACCTGAGCTACGGTCATTCGGGCGGCAAGGTCGACACCAAGACCAGCTTCATCAGCGACCTGATGGATGGCAAGTCCGACTTCGTCAGCATCGCCATCACCGAGCAGACGATCAAGGTGGTCGACAGCCGCACGGCCATCGTGCGGCACACGCTCACGGCCGACACCAACGACTCGGGCAAGCCGGGCAAGGTCAGCCTGAAGATCCTCGGTGTCTGGCAGAAGCAGGGCGGCGACTGGAAGCTGCTGGCCCGCCAGGCCGTCCGCGTCGCGTCCTGA
- a CDS encoding amino acid ABC transporter ATP-binding protein: MSPIVKLDHVYKSFGSNQVLKGVSFEVAKGEMIAIIGASGSGKSTALRCIDRLEVIDKGTIEVCGIRVDSPNVDLKKLRLEVGIVFQSYNLFPHLTVQENIMLALRHVKKQSRGEAHDVALRVLDQVGLKEKAGAYPEQLSGGQQQRVAIARSLAMSPKVMLFDEVTSALDPQLTGEVLRVMEDLAAGGMTMLLVTHEMAFAKRLADRIIYMHQGTVWETGPGDMLDAPKTQELRTFLNNGL, translated from the coding sequence ATGTCGCCAATCGTTAAGCTGGACCACGTCTACAAGAGCTTCGGTTCAAACCAGGTCTTGAAGGGCGTTTCGTTCGAGGTCGCCAAGGGCGAGATGATCGCAATCATCGGCGCCAGCGGCTCGGGCAAGAGCACGGCGCTGCGCTGCATCGACCGGCTCGAAGTGATCGACAAGGGCACCATCGAGGTCTGCGGCATCCGCGTCGACAGCCCGAACGTCGACCTGAAGAAGCTGCGGCTCGAAGTGGGCATCGTGTTCCAGAGCTACAACCTGTTCCCTCACCTCACGGTGCAGGAAAACATCATGCTGGCGCTGCGCCACGTGAAGAAGCAGTCGCGCGGCGAAGCGCACGACGTCGCCCTGCGCGTGCTCGACCAGGTGGGCCTGAAGGAAAAGGCCGGCGCCTACCCCGAACAACTCTCCGGCGGCCAGCAGCAGCGCGTGGCCATCGCGCGCTCGCTCGCGATGTCGCCCAAGGTCATGCTGTTCGACGAGGTCACCTCCGCGCTCGACCCGCAACTCACCGGCGAAGTGCTGCGCGTGATGGAAGACCTTGCGGCCGGCGGCATGACCATGCTGCTCGTCACGCACGAGATGGCCTTCGCCAAGCGCCTGGCCGACCGGATCATCTACATGCACCAGGGCACCGTCTGGGAGACCGGCCCCGGCGACATGCTCGACGCGCCCAAGACGCAGGAGCTGCGCACCTTCCTGAACAACGGGCTGTAA
- a CDS encoding Bug family tripartite tricarboxylate transporter substrate binding protein — translation MNRRQTLAAGLVLAATALLPLHASAQADAWPQQKPVTIIVPFPAGGSTDMVARALALQLQTRLGGSFVVDNRPGATGTIGTGFVKRAAPDGYTLLVSSLGAFVVTPHLQKSVPYDATKDFDYISVPVQAPNVLVANVARPEHTVADVLALLRKAPGKVSFASSGNGSSDHLSAELFWQQTKTEGVHVPYKGGAPAVNDLLGNQVDFSFQNVNAVLPHIRAGKLRAIAVTGDKRSPVLPDVPTLAEAGVKGAEVYSWQGMAAPKGLPPALKKKLSDATMAAMQDPETKKRMLDQGLEIVASTPEDFTAFQLREWTRWKTLIDTRHITAD, via the coding sequence ATGAACAGAAGACAAACGCTTGCGGCGGGCCTTGTGCTCGCCGCCACCGCGCTGCTGCCTCTGCATGCGTCGGCGCAGGCCGATGCATGGCCGCAGCAAAAGCCGGTGACCATCATCGTGCCGTTTCCTGCCGGCGGCTCCACCGACATGGTGGCGCGCGCACTGGCGCTGCAACTGCAGACCAGGCTCGGCGGCAGCTTCGTCGTCGACAACCGTCCGGGTGCCACCGGCACCATCGGCACCGGCTTCGTCAAGCGCGCAGCGCCCGATGGCTACACGCTGCTCGTGTCGTCGCTCGGCGCTTTCGTCGTCACGCCACACCTGCAAAAGAGCGTGCCCTACGACGCGACGAAAGACTTCGACTACATCAGCGTGCCCGTGCAGGCGCCCAACGTGCTCGTTGCCAATGTCGCGCGGCCCGAGCACACGGTGGCCGACGTGCTCGCGCTGCTGCGCAAGGCGCCGGGCAAGGTCTCGTTCGCGAGTTCGGGCAATGGCTCGTCCGACCATCTCTCGGCCGAACTCTTCTGGCAGCAGACCAAGACCGAAGGCGTGCACGTGCCCTACAAGGGCGGCGCGCCGGCAGTCAACGACCTGCTGGGCAACCAGGTCGATTTCTCGTTCCAGAACGTGAATGCGGTGCTGCCGCACATCCGCGCGGGCAAGCTGCGCGCCATCGCGGTCACAGGCGACAAGCGCTCGCCCGTACTGCCTGACGTGCCCACGCTGGCCGAGGCCGGCGTGAAGGGCGCCGAGGTCTACTCGTGGCAAGGCATGGCCGCGCCCAAGGGACTGCCGCCCGCACTGAAGAAGAAGCTGAGCGACGCGACGATGGCCGCCATGCAGGACCCCGAGACGAAAAAGCGCATGCTCGACCAGGGCCTTGAAATCGTCGCCAGCACGCCAGAAGATTTCACTGCCTTCCAGTTGCGCGAATGGACGCGATGGAAGACGCTCATCGACACCCGTCACATCACTGCAGACTGA